The following coding sequences are from one Oscillatoria sp. FACHB-1407 window:
- a CDS encoding IS1 family transposase, whose product MVLEPIHCPSCNNTNIVKHGKSPEGKQRYKCRNRDCPRSTFLLQYTYQGHLPEVKRKISDMAVNGSGIRDTARVLNVSPTTVIEELKKRMVS is encoded by the coding sequence ATGGTTTTAGAGCCGATTCACTGCCCCAGTTGTAATAACACCAACATCGTCAAACATGGAAAATCACCTGAAGGCAAACAACGATATAAGTGCCGCAACCGTGATTGCCCACGTTCTACGTTTCTATTGCAATACACCTATCAAGGACATTTACCAGAGGTTAAGCGCAAGATTAGCGACATGGCAGTGAACGGGAGTGGCATTCGAGATACTGCACGGGTGCTTAACGTTAGCCCAACAACAGTGATTGAAGAATTAAAAAAAAGAATGGTCTCTTGA
- a CDS encoding carbon-nitrogen hydrolase family protein: MKISAVQFRPVSGNIVSNMAKHLEFIELAVTQDADLIFFSELSLTGYEPHLAKSFASSKSAPCLDIFQQCSDRHNIIIGVGLPISTGSQVQIGMIWFTPNAPRQTYAKQQLHPDEISFFVQGDKQLILRTATHIFAPAICYESLQQSHADHAANLGADVYLASVAKPAGGMAKAMLHYAAIARQHKMYVLMANCIGPCDNFVSGGQSAVWNKQGELLVQMDSESEGIVMMDTISNQAACLRCMTL, from the coding sequence ATGAAAATTAGTGCCGTCCAGTTCCGCCCTGTTTCAGGTAACATCGTGTCGAACATGGCGAAGCATTTAGAATTCATTGAGCTTGCCGTTACCCAAGATGCTGACTTGATTTTCTTTTCAGAGTTATCTCTTACAGGTTACGAACCGCACCTTGCCAAGTCATTCGCATCCAGCAAGAGTGCTCCCTGCCTCGACATATTTCAGCAGTGTAGTGATAGACACAATATTATAATCGGAGTAGGCTTACCCATCTCGACAGGATCTCAGGTGCAGATCGGCATGATTTGGTTTACACCAAACGCACCTCGTCAGACCTATGCAAAGCAGCAGTTGCACCCTGACGAGATCTCTTTCTTCGTGCAGGGTGATAAGCAACTTATACTCAGAACAGCTACCCACATATTTGCTCCAGCAATCTGCTACGAATCACTCCAGCAAAGTCACGCCGATCACGCTGCCAATCTAGGCGCAGACGTTTATCTGGCGAGTGTAGCCAAACCTGCGGGCGGAATGGCTAAAGCCATGCTGCATTATGCTGCGATCGCTCGACAGCACAAGATGTACGTGCTCATGGCTAATTGCATCGGACCATGCGATAACTTTGTTAGCGGTGGACAGTCGGCTGTCTGGAACAAGCAAGGAGAATTGCTCGTGCAGATGGATAGCGAATCGGAGGGGATAGTAATGATGGATACGATTAGCAACCAAGCAGCCTGCCTGCGATGCATGACACTGTAG
- a CDS encoding alpha/beta fold hydrolase, which translates to MNQFTLKNGIRLLLLVTLFLGTTIITSLGATMNPASAQDIKPTIVLVHGAFAESSSWNGVLSQLIPKGYPTVAVANPLRGVQSDADYVASVLKGIEGAIVLVGHSYGGAVITNAVNDNSNVKALVYVAGFAPDTGETAAELSGRYPGGTLGPTLAPPVELPDGGKDLYIQQDKFHAQFAADVPASEAQLMASTQRPVTEAALNEASGAPAWKSIPSWFIYGDRDLNIPAAAQAFMANRTNSKETVAVSGASHVVMVSHPDAVTEIIEHAAIAQ; encoded by the coding sequence ATGAACCAATTTACCCTCAAAAACGGGATACGCCTGCTTCTGCTCGTCACACTCTTTTTAGGAACCACGATTATCACTTCTTTAGGAGCCACCATGAATCCTGCAAGCGCACAAGATATCAAGCCCACCATCGTCCTTGTCCATGGCGCTTTTGCTGAGTCTTCCAGTTGGAACGGTGTATTGTCTCAACTGATTCCGAAAGGGTATCCAACGGTTGCTGTCGCGAATCCTCTGCGTGGAGTTCAAAGTGATGCAGACTACGTCGCCAGCGTCCTCAAGGGTATCGAAGGTGCCATTGTGCTGGTTGGGCACTCCTATGGAGGTGCGGTGATTACCAATGCGGTCAATGACAACAGCAACGTGAAGGCACTGGTCTACGTTGCCGGTTTTGCGCCTGATACAGGCGAGACTGCCGCTGAACTCTCAGGGCGTTATCCCGGAGGCACACTCGGACCAACACTCGCGCCGCCCGTCGAGTTGCCTGATGGTGGCAAGGATCTCTACATTCAGCAGGACAAGTTCCATGCCCAGTTTGCCGCAGATGTGCCCGCCAGTGAAGCGCAGTTGATGGCGAGCACACAGCGTCCAGTCACAGAAGCCGCGTTGAACGAAGCCTCTGGTGCGCCTGCATGGAAGTCTATCCCGTCCTGGTTTATCTATGGCGATCGCGACTTAAACATTCCCGCTGCCGCACAGGCTTTCATGGCAAACCGTACTAACTCAAAGGAGACGGTTGCTGTGAGTGGTGCGTCACATGTGGTGATGGTTTCTCATCCAGATGCCGTTACTGAAATTATTGAACACGCGGCGATCGCTCAGTAA
- a CDS encoding IS1 family transposase encodes MLEQVENGLEAVMVVRVDEVEMDEMWSFVGFKEQQRWLWSALDHRSGKMLAYVLAPHEDSALLKLKALLQPFGLTHFYTDAWGAYLRLLDSHHHTVGKANTQKIERKHLTLRTRIKRLARKTICFSKSIQLHDIVIGLFINRYEFGRTI; translated from the coding sequence GTGTTGGAGCAAGTGGAGAACGGCTTAGAAGCGGTCATGGTGGTGAGGGTGGATGAGGTTGAAATGGATGAAATGTGGAGCTTTGTGGGGTTTAAAGAACAACAACGTTGGTTGTGGTCTGCCCTTGACCATCGAAGTGGCAAGATGTTGGCTTACGTGTTAGCACCGCATGAAGATAGTGCTTTACTGAAGCTCAAAGCGTTGTTGCAACCGTTTGGGTTAACTCACTTTTATACCGATGCATGGGGTGCTTATTTACGATTGCTTGACTCACATCACCACACGGTCGGTAAAGCAAACACACAGAAGATTGAACGCAAGCATTTGACGTTGAGGACACGGATTAAGCGATTAGCGCGTAAAACGATTTGTTTTTCCAAATCGATTCAGTTACATGACATTGTGATTGGATTGTTTATCAACCGATATGAGTTTGGGCGAACTATTTGA